The proteins below are encoded in one region of Polypterus senegalus isolate Bchr_013 chromosome 2, ASM1683550v1, whole genome shotgun sequence:
- the timmdc1 gene encoding complex I assembly factor TIMMDC1, mitochondrial → MDTKRQLAQTLPAQEFLLSPCTRRWMPFPNGLAAASTDSACAEKPSELPNHGNKPEFPDTGWDRIKELFHRHETNAFSEEITNTIKSALMAAAVGMMYGGIPAARHARKRYIEQSNAEVYRHRIEAVRSAHNAAIRGFLRYGWRWSWRVAAFVTVFNAGSIVLSVYRDKYVLGHYAAAGAITGGLFRINLGLRGLVAGSLIGGVLGVPAGALIMGMQMASGETLGERKRRERRELYELKLSEWSSRLNVTEDIITEIDNKLQNDSAKSDMEKIEDILSRKHDEHQIK, encoded by the exons ATGGATACTAAAAGACAACTAGCACAAACGTTGCCAGCTCAAGAGTTCCTTTTATCACCTTGTACCAGAAGGTGGATGCCATTTCCAAATGGACTTGCTGCAGCTAGCACTGATTCTGCATGTGCAGAAAAACCTTCAGAATTACCAAACCATGGAAACAAGCCAGAATTTCCAGACACTGGTTGGGATCGTATTAAAGAACTCTTCCACAGACA TGAAACGAATGCCTTTTCGGAGGAAATAACCAACACTATAAAAAGTGCACTTATGGCTGCAGCAGTTGGAATGATGTATGGAGGAATTCCAGCAGCTAGACATGCAAGAAAGAGGTATATTGAGCAAAGTAATGCTGAAGTATATCGACATCGTATTGAGGCTGTG AGGTCAGCCCACAATGCTGCCATACGGGGGTTCTTACGTTATGGATGGCGTTGGAGCTGGAGAGTGGCAGCTTTTGTCACTGTTTTTAA TGCTGGGAGTATCGTTTTGTCTGTATACAGAGATAAATATGTTCTTGGTCACTATGCTGCAGCTGGTG CCATTACAGGAGGCTTATTCAGAATAAATCTGGGTTTACGTGGTTTGGTGGCAGGATCACTAATTGGTGGTGTCCTAGG tGTACCAGCAGGAGCACTAATAATGGGTATGCAAATGGCTTCCGGTGAAACACTAGGTGAGAGGAAGCGCAGAGAACGAAGGGAGCTGTATGAATTAAAACTTTCTGAGTG GAGTTCCAGACTTAATGTAACAGAAGACATTATTACTGAAATTGAcaacaaattacaaaatgattCAGCAAAATCAGATATGGAAAAAATTGAAGACATTTTAAGTCGGAAACATGATGAACATCAAATAAAATAA